The genomic stretch ATTTGCAAGTGGGTGGACAGACTATAATGCGAAGCCGAGATGATGGAAGTGATCTCCAGAAATCCTCCAATTCACAGTGGATCGAGGATGCTGAGGAGTTGAACAATGAAAGGCATTTAGAGACTAGCAGAGAGAGGATGATGGGGACCCAAAGTGATGAGAATAGTAATCAAGAGATTTCTGATCCACAACCAGCTGAAGGTGCGGAAAATACAAGTGATGGACAACAGTTGGGCGGTGATGGACAGGAAACGGCAATCTCCCTATTGTCTTCAGATGCTCAACCTCTCCAGGGCGCCAGAATGGCCACCAATAAAAATGGCGATCAAGAGATTTATGATCTAAAACCTGTCTAGAGTCCAGGTTAGATGATTGGTTGATGAACAACTTCTACAATGTGGTGAAAGGAAAATGACGATGGAAATGGATTCCACGAGTTTCCGATGATACTCTACCCTTCAAGGACGTGGAGTATAGTTTGGATATGGAAGCAGCAAGACAGGCGATAGTGGTAAGCAAGAAATGTATTGTGAATGAGATTGATGTGTATTAGATGTTTTATTATAACAACTTGGGGTTGGCTTCAATGAGAGTTTTATAATGTAGGCATTAttttgactagctcacaaataACTCTCTCCTCCGCAACCATGTAAATTTGAATGGGAAAAAGGATTCCATTTTCATTCACCAAGTAACATCCCAATCCGATCCATTTCTTTGAACATGATTTGTATTTAAGAGTAGAAATGGTTGGGTTAGACTCTACCCAAGCCCTACCCATTTCCTGAACGAGTTAAGAATTTTGGCCCAATCCTAACCCGTAAACCATAAACTGGTCCATCCCAACCCACTCAAAATTCGCCAAATTCAATCTTGATCTGAGCACAAATTTTGATTTGATTGGACCCAACCTAATAAAGACTACCAATATTATTAGCTAAAGGGTGTGGTTGGTTTTATCTttgtttacttcattgccaagtaataggttgcgcatatgacacaagttttggggtatacggttttcctataaataggcaccccttgtaggtttttattattattgaagcttaataaaaattctgtaTTTTCCTATTCTCTGAGTTCtcaagttgtggaaatccaattgggtgtgaagccctcctttcatcgaagggctaactaccgtgtgAGAAgtcacatcgatcccgattcgcccccatcctctACCATCTCTATTTCTCATCTCCTATCACCATCCGTGCCTCAAATCTGTCCTTTATTGCAACGGTTTTCCTCTTTACAGCAGAATTCGGgttctggccctgcaggagggctaaaactttgGCAAAACACCATGCACAGACCGTGTGTCTGATCGACACGAGACTTAggggttttgaagccctcccctggccgaccaaagcCAAAGAGGCACTTTCCGCGTTCGGCGCCCCCTCGCACATGCGACAGGCCTAACCCGCTATTCACGAGCGGGGACTATCTCAAGGTTCAGATTTTCGCCTATTTTACTTCTCTCATGCCTATTctacctaaccctaaccctagattgcattactttcaatttatttgtCCCTTTTCTTGCCCAAGAGTTCTCTGAATtagaattggtgaatcccttggattagggactgattgttgtacatgtgtggttaatttttacttccctttgagtattgtttggtccataattttactgattcAGCCATAGCCTATGTAGGCCTGGACCTACACGGATTctccttgcttgaatgtttgaacttttgtgtgggatgtgaaattttatgtgattgttttctgaattagtataatttaaagcctgagatcttgcatatcatatttaattttcatgtcttgcatcagcTCTCTTGAGGATAGTTTCAGGGCTCTTAACAATAGGGTTACGTGTGAAGAAAGGCATAGGTTGCTTATTATGCTCTTAACAATAGGGTTACGTGTGAAGAAAGGCATAGGTTGCTTATTATGCTCCTATATAGACTGGAGTATATTCATAGACACTTTGCATTGTGCTACAATACCAACATCGTAGTCACATTTCCAGAATGTGGATTTAtcgttcttttcttcttcttcttcttttctttttcccttttccaACTAAAGAAGCCATAAATTACCATCTCTTTATCCTTGGATTTGAGAAAAGCTACACTTAAATCCCATTTTAGCTATTTATCCCTCTTATTCAATCTATTAGAAATCTTATCGAGGGTTATATGTGTCATGTGTCATGTTCCTAACATGCTGAGCAGGTTTTACTTTCCAACCCTTGTTTGACATATTTGGGAGGGAGAATATATAACTGCATTTTCAATTCTAAGTCCCTCTAAAAGAAAGCCGTTCTAGACCATATCATTAATGTTTTGAGATCTTgagtaatttttattttaggcAGTTATTGCTGTCAATTCCACAAGCTCGCTGTTTATTGCCTGGGATATGTGGACAATATCTTGTATCAAAATAAATGATATAAGAATTGGGCTTatgttctttcctctctcctcAAGTGCCATCTAGGGAGTTATCTTAGAGGTTGGCATGCATAGGCTGAGAGATAAAAGTCTAGAAACCTTTTTGTCGGTATCTCCAAAttaaatattatttatattttagaTGCTCTTATTGAAGTTTATAATGAGGTGTGAGATCTCTACTCCAAACTCTTCTTCATGGACAATGAGTCTATTAGTTGGTGCACTCTTTTATCTCATGCCTTGGATTATTAGAAAGTGATAGAAAGCTCTTACTTTAAGATTGTCTAGGAATCCCTTGGGTGCTGCTTTTCAAATTATTCTTGCTAGCGAGTTAccttttcatttgattttcttttattttcttctatagCCCAGGATGTGGGCTCTCTTCCTAGACCAGAGCGTAgactcttttccttttccttttcttttttcttttttctagccTGGGTTGTGGGTGCTTATTTCAAGCCTAGTATATGAGCTTTTTTTGTTAACTTTGCTTTAAGGGCTTTGCCCCTTGTTTTTTGTTTGTATTCAATTAGGTCTTAGCCCTTGGTAATAAGAGAGTCTATTCTTgccttatgaaaaaaaaaaaaaaacttaaaccatCTCTCTTAGATAAATAAACTCATTCTTTTACTTTTCATAATACATTAGTATATATAAGGAAAATTATTACAATTCCTAGAAGGTAGATTTTTTATTTGGCTTGAAAACCTTCAGTTAGAAGATAATCACCACACAAGAAAATATCTTTATTCTTTCAAATACTTTATTACATATAGATTTCGACCACCAACTCTTAAATACTACAGTTTTTTATAAACATCGATTCCACATACTGAAATATGTACATATCATAACAAGAAAAACAACTTATCCATGCTCGATGATTTTCATACAATAAACAGGCAGTAATAATGTACATGCCACCGCATGCCCACAAACTTGGTGATTTTCATCCACCCAACTATACCTTCAGATCCATCAGTTGACGGAATGTAAGCGCATGGAATGGCTGTAGTGAGAAAGAAGGCCTACCAATGGATAGCTCCTGAGCCACATGTCGCATGGTTGGCCGAGAGTCTGGATCTGGCCGAATGCATGCAAGAGCCATGTATACCACAAATAAGACTTGCTGTGCAACATCAGTCATCGGATCTGAGAGACGCTGGTCCAACATATCTTTTATTAGTGTATCTTGTCTACTTGATGACAGAGAGGAGATGAGCTCCCCAGGATGACTTCCCATCATCACTTCAAGTGCCACAACACCAAAGCTATATACGTCGCACTTTTCAGTCACCCTCATTGTATATGCAAGCTCTACAAGAAAGAATATCGTCAGTCATGTTCTTTTCGCTTTGTTAATCATCAATAGTTAAACTCTTAATCATATATCAAAGCTCACTTGGGTTTCTTGAGTTAGGTTTCATATCTTTTAGGTTTTTGTGCTTGCTAACCCTAAGGCATCTCTTCAAAGATGTGTTTAGTACATTTGAGAGGTGAATAAGATGGGACagacttttggatgatcttgctaGAAAGTCGGGATGGTCCACTCACCAAGCATGCCATATACATACATTAAGTGCAtattgttgggttttttttttttttttcttgaaactaTCTATTGTTTTCACGTGGTGGTGGGCTGCCCAATAAGCATACCAGTATAATCATAGTGTCAGGTCACCTGGCATGTATGAAACAGGGTGTAATGGTGCGCGTACAGGCATCATTGTAGCTAGACATTTCATTGGCAAAGATTGGGTGATATGGGCATTGTTTCCTAATATTAAAATGGATTTAGTATAATTATTTGTATCAATATTCTGGATTGACcaaccaaatctctctctctctctctctctctctctctcagagagagagatttggtttcagtcagagagagagagagagagagagagagagagagagagaagcaaaggAAACAAGCAACAAACATTTTCCACCAAAACGTTTCGATGATATTCTAATCAGGTTAAAGTCAGTAACCAGTGGGACCCATAGTTCTAAGATCCAAACTACTGATAGGCCCCAATTTGGTTGGATCATGTATTAATAATTCTTCTAATTGGAACTTTTGTTGTGTGGGGCATTTAGTGTGTCAGACATCAcatagatggcttggattgtaAAGCTGTGAAACCCTTGTACAACAGAGAAAACCCAACTATTCTCTTGGATATCTTTGCAAAGGATTGCAGGATGCCACATTTCTTGCCGTATCATTTTCACATTTACTTCTCCGGACTTACCTATGCTTTGGATTTGAGACAAGCATCATTGTAGGGTCCAGAAGTTACTTCAGTGTTAGTAGGAAATATTTAGGTTATAATCATTGAGTTTGCTTGAAAATGGGTatcaacgttttttttttttttataaaaaaaatgagataatgaCTGGTTCATCAGTCATCCTTTAATTAAAGTCAAACAATGGGGCTTTAGGACTATATTTtgaaagagtaactgggtttttgGAAAGAGTTTAAAAGCAAGCTCTTTCCGATGATAGCTGAATGGATATGCAAGTGTACCTCAAAACCTCTAACTTTTAACTAAATAAATTGAAGGATTGGAATAATATCCCTGGTATGTTTCTTTTGCAAGGCCTATTACAACCGTAGGATTAGAGAATCTTTGTGGGAAGAGAGCATTTTCAGATACAATTTTTCTTATATTCCAGTTGCCCTGGATTGCCACATCCGGCAACAATATGCTAATAAATGCACAAACTTTATAATATATGTGCCAATACCAAAAGATAGAAAAGTTTATGAAAAATAAAGACCAATTACTAATAAAACTATTAAAGCGTGGAGAATATACTAGCAACTAACCTGGAGCGATGTATCCGCAAGTGCCTGCGAGTGTAGACCAATTTGAGGAATCAGGTATCAGCAATCGTGCAGTTCCAAAGTCAGAGACACTAGCCTCAAGTTCTGAATTCAACAGAACATTGTTGCTTGATAGGTCTCGATGGACAATTGGCAGGGTACAATCATGGTGCATGTAAGATAAAGCATGAGCCACACCTATGATAACCTTCACCCTTAGAGTCCAGTCCAACTGTGTAGCTCCTTCATCGTTGCTTAGGATGCTTGCCAAGCTTCCCCTTTCCATATACTCATAGACTAGAAATGAGAATCGAGCATGTGAACAGAAGCCATATAGCTTTACAATGTTGCGATGGCGGATTTCTGTTAATGCTTTTATCTCATTCTTAAAACTTCTTTGATCGGATTGATTCCCACCTTCGAGTGGGTAaagtttcttcacagctactACCTGACCTGCTGGTAGATTTGCTTTGTAAACTTTCCCATAACCTCCAATTCCTATGCAATATTTTTCATCAAAACCCTCTGTCGCCTCTACAATGTCTTCAAATGTGGTAATCCCATCATAATTGCATGTTGAAAATGTATTTCCTCCGCTCCTTTCAAGAACCACTTtccctattcttcttcttcttctttgataatAAATGGAAGAAATTATGCCAACGATTGCAAATAAAAGAAACAATATTGAGAAGAGAAGAATAATGAGGATCACAACTCTATTGCCTTTCTTCGCATCGCCATGACTTGCGGAAGAGGCATTGCAAGGTCGCAAACCTTGCACTTCACCACACAAGCCCTTATTATTTATAAATGCCTCTACAGGAAACTTTTGAAAGTTTTTGCTGTTGGGAATAGGACCTTCCAAagcattgtatgaaaaatcaataGATTGCAAGCTAACCATCCCTTCAAAAGAAGGCGGAATGGAACCTGACAGCATGTTGTGAGAGAGGTTTAAAATTTCCAGACTAACCAATTTCATGAGTTGTGGAGGTATCTTTccattgagggagttatgacttagATCTAGTAATCCCTGTAGGAATACTAGGTTACCAATCTGAAAAGGAATGCTTCCATTCAAAACATTTTCACTCAATTTCAGATAATGGAGTTTGGAGCAATCCCCTAACTGACGTGGTATTGGACCACTTAGGTGATTCATTGACAGATCCAGAACCTCCAAATTGGATAGTTTTCCAATCTCTTGGGGTACCTGACCAGAAAGCTGATTATCATTTAAAGTCATGTTGAACAAAGAAGCCAGCCTTCCAAATTCCTTTGGAATCTCTCCTACTAAATGGTTCGAAGAAAGATCAAGGAATCCTAGCTGTTTCAACTGCCCAATCTCGGGAGGAATTCTACCAGTGATTTTGTTCCCCGAGAATTGTAGCTTTGTCAAGTTTTGGCATTCTCCCCAGTTTGGTGAGAGTTCACCAAACAACATGTTGTTGCTGACGTCCATGTATCTGAGATGTGGGTATACACCAAAGGCTTCTGATACATTTGCAATGAGGCGGTTTCCGCTGAGTCGCACTCTTATTAAGCTAGTGCAGTTTCTAAAGCTTCTAGGGATCTCACCAGTGAAATCATTGTC from Magnolia sinica isolate HGM2019 chromosome 17, MsV1, whole genome shotgun sequence encodes the following:
- the LOC131230260 gene encoding MDIS1-interacting receptor like kinase 2-like; protein product: MAIHKSLSLVFLLFFLPFLSFHVTSFATAAPSFALSEVEALMKWKASLSAVQALHSWSLTSANSTTNAISPCNWTGISCNSLGSVTEIRLPSVGLQGKLDNLSFPSFPNLLHLDLSVNTLIGTIPSHLYTLYKLTSLNLSANEISGSIPLKIGNLVNLNKLDLSINHLDGSIPSTLGNLTRLSILYLYQNQISGSIPSQIGNLQALVDLALYQNNLTGPIPPALGNLSNLELFYLNQTQVSGSIPPEIGNLVNLKELHLSTNLLTGSIPSTLGNLTKLTWLTLFDCQLSGSLPKEMTNMTNLSKLYLHGNNFSGYLPQLCHGVSLKFFTAFDNDFTGEIPRSFRNCTSLIRVRLSGNRLIANVSEAFGVYPHLRYMDVSNNMLFGELSPNWGECQNLTKLQFSGNKITGRIPPEIGQLKQLGFLDLSSNHLVGEIPKEFGRLASLFNMTLNDNQLSGQVPQEIGKLSNLEVLDLSMNHLSGPIPRQLGDCSKLHYLKLSENVLNGSIPFQIGNLVFLQGLLDLSHNSLNGKIPPQLMKLVSLEILNLSHNMLSGSIPPSFEGMVSLQSIDFSYNALEGPIPNSKNFQKFPVEAFINNKGLCGEVQGLRPCNASSASHGDAKKGNRVVILIILLFSILFLLFAIVGIISSIYYQRRRRRIGKVVLERSGGNTFSTCNYDGITTFEDIVEATEGFDEKYCIGIGGYGKVYKANLPAGQVVAVKKLYPLEGGNQSDQRSFKNEIKALTEIRHRNIVKLYGFCSHARFSFLVYEYMERGSLASILSNDEGATQLDWTLRVKVIIGVAHALSYMHHDCTLPIVHRDLSSNNVLLNSELEASVSDFGTARLLIPDSSNWSTLAGTCGYIAPELAYTMRVTEKCDVYSFGVVALEVMMGSHPGELISSLSSSRQDTLIKDMLDQRLSDPMTDVAQQVLFVVYMALACIRPDPDSRPTMRHVAQELSIGRPSFSLQPFHALTFRQLMDLKV